In the Mesorhizobium sp. WSM2240 genome, GTCGTACGCCGCAGACCGGAGGTCGATGAATGATCCCCGCTCAGAACATCGTCGCCTGGGGCAATATCGTTCCGTGGACCGATCAGCGTCAGGTCGAGCAGGACCTCCTCATAAGCCGCGCGCGCTCATTGACATCTTCAATGACGATCTCCTATCTGCGGAACTGCGTTTTCGCGGCGGCACGGCACTGAATAAGTTGCATTTCCCCGAACCGCTGCGCTATTCGGAAGACATAGATCTCGTTCGAACGACCGCAGGTCCGGTCGGACCGATGCTGGATCGGTTGCGGGATGTTCTCGAGCCATGGCTTGGGCGAGCGCAATTGGATCAAAGCTCGGTTGCTCCCAAATTTCGTTTCCGTGTCGAGTCGGAGGACGGAAGTGACGTTCCCCATCCGTCTCAAGGTCGAAATCAACACGCGCGAAATCGAAGCTTACGATCCGCCGCAAGCTCTAGCGCTTCGGATAGACAACCCTTGGTTTGCCGGAGAGGCCCCAATTCCAACCTTCTCTCGCGAGGAAATGCTCGCCACCAAGCTGCGGGCTCTCCTGCAGCGCGACAAGGGACGTGATCTCTATGACCTTTCCCATGCCCTATTTGTGTTTGATGGGCTTGATGTTGCTCGGGTCACTGAACTGTTCGGCCGGTATCTTCAGCTTGCCGGCCAATCGATATCCCGGGCCCAGGCCGAGGAGCGAATGTTTGCCAAGCTAGCAAATCCGCGGCTGTTGACGGATATGCGGCCATTGCTGCCGGCGGCGCAGTCGAAGGCTTTGTCGGAAGACGCTACCAATGATGCCTTCGAGCGCGTATTCGAGGGACTGATTGCAAAAATCGCTGGCGACACTTGGGTCCGCACCGAGGAGATGAAAGAAAGGTTTCGGCTGACGGGTTCGTCCGCTCAAAACTTCCCATAGCATCGTCAGGAAATGGGTGGGCCGTCGCACAGTCCTTGATGATCGTGTGATCGAGCGTGTCCGGAAAAATGTTACATTCTTCGGACATCTTCCCCGTGACCCTGAGTGTTAACGGGCACCCAGTTGGAAGGCGCGCGGAGGGCTAGTAAACCGCTACGAAACGAGCTCTATCCAGCTCCGAATAACCCTGTTGGCCATATCAGCGACCGCGAGTTCGAGAACGGCGGCAAGAGTTTCAATTGTCGGCAACACCCCGCCCGGGTGATCGGCGCTCCGACAACGTCGACAAAT is a window encoding:
- a CDS encoding nucleotidyl transferase AbiEii/AbiGii toxin family protein gives rise to the protein MTFPIRLKVEINTREIEAYDPPQALALRIDNPWFAGEAPIPTFSREEMLATKLRALLQRDKGRDLYDLSHALFVFDGLDVARVTELFGRYLQLAGQSISRAQAEERMFAKLANPRLLTDMRPLLPAAQSKALSEDATNDAFERVFEGLIAKIAGDTWVRTEEMKERFRLTGSSAQNFP